From Streptomyces sp. GSL17-111, one genomic window encodes:
- a CDS encoding UPF0182 family membrane protein → MPDRGSGGPTGPRIRVGQPSRRAKTLLVTAGVLAVLAMLFVMFAGFWTDWLWYRSLDYTTVFTTTLWTKIGLFAVFGVVMGLAVGLNIWLAHRLRPPLSAMSLEQQSLDRYRMAVAPFKKWILIGVTALVALIAGASASGQWRTWLMWVNGTSFGEQDAQFGKDISFFAFDLPFYRFLLSFGFAVVVLSLIAAALVHYLYGGLRLTTPGARATTQATGHLSVLLGLFVALKAVAYWLDRYGLAVKSSDIRGTDDWTGLRYTDANAYLPAKTILFFIAGICALLFFAALWRRTWQLPMIGLGLLVLSAILIGGLYPAIVERFQVQPNQQAKETPYIQKNMEATRQAYGIDGVEYRDYEGQSQEEAEADEGETQENNQRERDAVSDTASIRLLDPNVVSPAFRQSQQVRGYYTFPENLDVDRYEGPNGEEQDTVVGLREINIAGVPEGNWINNHFKYTHGYGVVAAKGTEVDYEEGGGTPVFTESDLPPQGQLPDYQPRVYYGEKTTMYSIVGGPQQELDYVADDQEKLYTYEGKSGVDISGTFNRAAYAMAFGEPKILYSGAIGDGSRILYNRTPKERVEAVAPWLTIDGDPYPAVVDGKIQWIVDAYTTSNGYPYSSRTTLGDTTQDALTDGQRTVLAQQDQVNYIRNSVKATVDAYSGEVKLYEWDTKDPVLKTWMKAFPGTVEPRSEISDDLLDHLRYPQDLFKVQRELLTRYHVESASQFYSGSERWQIPTDTTRDNEPVPPYYLSMKMPGQDEKSFSLTTTFNPNNRETLGAFMAVESDAETDDYGTIRVLKVPTSVEVSGPQQVQSRFNSDPEIAESINILERGDSEVEYGNLLTIPMDEGMLYVEPLYVRGADTNYPRMRKVLAAYGGEIAYENTLSDALNEVFAVSGEGEPPEEQRPEQPEEEQPEEEQPEEEPSEPSEPTDPTALAEALQDAQDAYEAGEQALQEGDWEAYGRAQEDLQDALQRAEDARGSGEEAGGGGEEAGGGDDAGEA, encoded by the coding sequence CCTGTTCGCCGTCTTCGGCGTCGTCATGGGCCTCGCGGTCGGGCTGAACATCTGGCTCGCGCACCGGCTGCGTCCGCCGCTGAGTGCGATGTCGCTGGAGCAGCAGAGCCTGGACCGCTACCGGATGGCCGTCGCGCCGTTCAAGAAGTGGATACTGATCGGCGTCACCGCTCTGGTGGCCCTCATCGCCGGGGCCTCGGCCTCAGGCCAGTGGCGCACCTGGCTCATGTGGGTGAACGGCACCTCGTTCGGTGAGCAGGACGCGCAGTTCGGCAAGGACATCTCGTTCTTCGCCTTCGACCTGCCGTTCTACCGGTTCCTGCTGAGCTTCGGCTTCGCCGTGGTCGTCCTGTCGCTGATCGCCGCGGCACTCGTGCACTACCTCTACGGCGGCCTCCGCCTGACGACGCCCGGCGCACGGGCCACGACGCAGGCGACGGGCCACCTGTCGGTGCTGCTCGGCCTCTTCGTCGCGCTGAAGGCCGTGGCCTACTGGCTGGACCGCTACGGGCTCGCGGTGAAGTCCAGCGACATCCGGGGCACCGACGACTGGACGGGGCTGCGCTACACCGACGCGAACGCCTACCTTCCGGCCAAGACGATCCTCTTCTTCATCGCCGGGATCTGCGCGCTGCTGTTCTTCGCCGCCCTGTGGCGCCGCACGTGGCAGCTGCCGATGATCGGCCTGGGGCTGCTGGTCCTGTCCGCCATCCTGATCGGCGGGCTCTACCCGGCGATCGTCGAGCGCTTCCAGGTCCAGCCGAACCAGCAGGCCAAGGAGACGCCGTACATCCAGAAGAACATGGAGGCCACGCGCCAGGCGTACGGCATCGACGGCGTCGAGTACCGGGACTACGAGGGTCAGTCCCAGGAGGAGGCCGAGGCCGACGAGGGCGAGACGCAGGAGAACAACCAGCGGGAGCGGGACGCGGTGAGTGACACCGCCAGCATCCGCCTGCTGGACCCGAACGTCGTCTCCCCGGCCTTCCGCCAGTCGCAGCAGGTGCGCGGCTACTACACCTTCCCCGAGAACCTCGACGTGGACCGCTACGAAGGGCCGAACGGCGAGGAGCAGGACACGGTCGTCGGCCTCCGCGAGATCAACATCGCCGGAGTCCCCGAGGGCAACTGGATCAACAACCACTTCAAGTACACCCACGGCTACGGGGTCGTCGCGGCCAAGGGCACCGAGGTGGACTACGAGGAGGGCGGTGGCACCCCGGTCTTCACCGAGAGCGACCTGCCTCCCCAGGGCCAGCTCCCCGACTACCAGCCGCGTGTCTACTACGGCGAGAAGACGACGATGTACTCCATCGTCGGCGGGCCGCAGCAGGAGCTGGACTACGTCGCCGACGACCAGGAGAAGCTGTACACCTACGAGGGCAAGAGCGGCGTCGACATCTCCGGGACGTTCAACCGGGCGGCGTACGCCATGGCCTTCGGTGAGCCGAAGATCCTGTACTCCGGTGCCATCGGCGACGGTTCGCGCATCCTCTACAACCGCACGCCCAAGGAGCGGGTCGAGGCGGTCGCCCCGTGGCTGACGATCGACGGTGACCCGTACCCGGCCGTGGTCGACGGGAAGATCCAGTGGATCGTCGACGCCTACACGACGTCGAACGGCTACCCGTACTCCTCCCGCACGACCCTGGGGGACACCACGCAGGACGCGCTGACCGACGGCCAGCGCACGGTGCTCGCCCAGCAGGACCAGGTCAACTACATCCGCAACTCGGTCAAGGCCACCGTGGACGCCTACAGCGGTGAGGTGAAGCTGTACGAGTGGGACACCAAGGACCCGGTGCTGAAGACGTGGATGAAGGCGTTCCCCGGCACGGTCGAGCCGCGATCGGAGATCAGTGACGACCTGCTGGACCACCTGCGCTACCCGCAGGACCTGTTCAAGGTCCAGCGCGAGCTGCTGACGCGGTACCACGTGGAGAGCGCCAGCCAGTTCTACAGCGGCAGCGAGCGCTGGCAGATCCCGACGGACACGACGCGGGACAACGAGCCCGTACCGCCGTACTACCTCAGCATGAAGATGCCCGGCCAGGACGAGAAGAGCTTCTCGCTGACCACCACCTTCAATCCCAACAACAGGGAGACGCTGGGCGCCTTCATGGCGGTGGAGTCCGACGCCGAGACGGACGACTACGGCACGATCCGCGTCCTCAAGGTGCCCACCTCCGTGGAGGTGTCGGGGCCGCAGCAGGTGCAGAGCCGGTTCAACTCCGATCCGGAGATCGCCGAGTCCATCAACATCCTCGAAAGAGGTGACTCGGAGGTCGAGTACGGCAACCTGCTGACGATCCCCATGGACGAGGGCATGCTCTACGTCGAGCCGCTGTACGTCCGCGGTGCGGACACCAACTACCCGCGCATGCGCAAGGTGCTGGCCGCCTACGGAGGCGAGATCGCCTACGAGAACACCTTGTCCGACGCGCTCAACGAGGTCTTCGCGGTCAGCGGCGAGGGCGAGCCGCCGGAGGAACAGCGGCCGGAGCAGCCGGAGGAGGAGCAGCCGGAGGAGGAGCAGCCGGAGGAGGAGCCCTCCGAGCCGTCGGAGCCCACTGACCCGACGGCACTGGCCGAGGCACTGCAGGACGCCCAGGACGCGTACGAAGCCGGAGAGCAGGCCCTCCAGGAGGGTGACTGGGAGGCGTACGGTCGCGCCCAGGAGGATCTCCAGGACGCCCTGCAGCGGGCTGAGGACGCCCGGGGCAGCGGGGAGGAAGCCGGTGGCGGCGGGGAGGAAGCCGGCGGCGGAGACGACGCCGGAGAGGCGTGA